In Leptidea sinapis chromosome 2, ilLepSina1.1, whole genome shotgun sequence, the sequence CACGCATTTTTTACCGGGATTTTCAACTCTTTGGTAGACGTAAGTGGACTCATTTGTTTCCTTATAACATCGTGCGTTGCAAAAAAACAATCAGTGACCCGCCGAGCGGCAAACTGTTAGGTTGTGTGCACGTGTCTCGATTTCCATCAAGTACGTAACAAAATCTTTTACGAAATTTTTGATTCCTGCCGTCTATATTTGTTATTCTCTAAATTCTTTTCACCTCGAACGTTCATAATGTATCgagttttaatttgtaatagcGTTTTATTCTGCTATTGATATCCATTAATGGcggctttaattttaattaaaaaacacacCATGGGGCAGGTTGTTACAATTTTTCGGGGTAGGTTGTTACATGTAACAACTTGCCTCAGACCTTGTATTACCGTTCATCTCATTGACTATCATTTAGAAATTACTACGCTGTACTTAAAAATTAGAATAAATGGAAAGAAATTGAAGCTTTCGTTCCGACGGGCGCATTCTTGCTTTTTAAAACAATGGTTCatctttcaattattttttaaattctaaatactcgttgttttttttttagaatgagaaactataaaagaaaaacGGAAAGAGGTACAACTAGTCAAGAAGTTTATGAATCTGCTGCGGCAGAAGTACTGCAGAATAAAACGAGCATTCGTAAAGCAAgcaaaatgtttaatttgtgTCCGATGTCCTTATCCAGGTATGtcagaaaaaacaaaaacaacgaATCTTGTTCATTGGGTTACGTTAAACCTAAATTGGTATTCTCACAAGAAGCCGAACATAAATTAGCTTCTTATCTAATCAAAAgttcagaaatatattttggttTACTACCAACTGAAGTCCGAAAACTAGCTTATCAATGTGCAGTAAAActcgaattaaaaaatattccccCCAGTTGGATCCAAAATAATATGGCTGGGCCGGACTGGTTTAAAAGTTTTATGCACAGAAATCCTCAACTATCTCTGAGAACACCAGAAGCTACATCTTTGAGTAGAGCAACGTCATTCAACAGAACCAACGTTAAAGACTTTTTTGACAAACTGCAATTGTTATTCCAAAAATATGAATTCACTGCTTCGCGCATATGGAACGTTGATGAAACAGGTGTCACAACGGTACAGAAGCCTAAAAAAATAGTTGCTGCTCGTGGTCAAAAACAGGTCGGTGCGATCACATCTGCAGAAAGAGGAGTACTTGTAACGCTCACATGTGCCATAAATGCTGCTGGAAATTCAGTCCCGCCGATGTTCGTTTTTCCCAGAATGAGATACACTGATCTATTTCTTCGTGCTGGACCATCAGAAGCGATAGGAGCAGGCAATTCTTCAGGATGGATGACAGaagtagaatttttaaaattcttggaTCATTTCATTCAACATGTCAAACCTTCCATTGAACAGCCCGTCCTCCTCCTGCTGGATAACCACAACTCACATGTAAATTTTCACGTCGTGGAGAAAGCCAAAGTAAACAACATAATCATGCTGTCGTTTCCCCCGCACTGCTCTCACAATTTACAACCATTAGATGTAGGCGTTTATGGCCCATTTAAAAACCACCTTAATCGAGCACAGACGGCCTGGATGTATAATCATCCAGGAAAAACAATGACGATTCATGATCTCCCAGGCGTGGTGAAAGATTCACTGCCATTGGCCCTAAATCCTGTAAATATCATGAGCGGATTTCGATCAACCGGGATATGGCCTTTTAATCCTGATATCTTTCAAGACAGTGATTATGCACCTTCTTATGTCACTGATCGCCCCAATCCAGAAACGAATCATCCCACTGCCTCGCAGAACACCTCCAATTTGACACTGGACCTGGAAAATCCGGAATTGCTAGATTCTGCGCCTCAACTGAACATAAGCACAAATGAAATCATACAGGCAATCGAAACAGCAACCAATCTATTACCTGACACTATTAACAATATTACTGTTTCACCTTCTCCAAATCCAGCTTGTTCGCAAGATATAGAATGTTTAACAACATTACCGAGTGCAGATTCgtcaagttttaaaaataaaattgaattagcGATACCAGGTTCATCTGGTATACAAAGtacatttgaaaatttttcGCCTTCAAAGATAAGATCCTTTCCCAAGGCAGAGGCTCGAAAACAATCCAACCATAACCGTCGTAAACGTAAATCCGCTGTATTAACCGACACACCTGAAAAAGACTCATTACAAAAGGAGTATGAAGAAAAACTGGCCAAGACCAAAAAAGCGTGCGACCAAAATAAAGGAAAAGGTAAAGGAAAAGGGAAATCTGCGAAAACGAGTAAAGTAGGAAAAGAAAAggtgaagaaaaaaattttggtttcTGATTCAGATTCTGATACTGAAGAATGGTTTTGTTTAGTGTGTAGCGAAAGTTACAGTACTTCTAAAAAAGAAGATTGGGTAGAATGTTTAGAATGCAAAATGTGGGCCCATGTCAAATGTGTAACAGGAAACGTTCAATTattcatttgtattaattgtaattctGATGAAgactaatgtaatataaatatgtgaTATTGTTACCTACAATAAAGGTGAAGGTTGACCTTGAGGTCGCCTTTATTGCTTGCCTGGTGCAACTGTTACTCGTGATATGCTGTCGACTGTTTATACAGTATTGTATACGtaactataaattttattgcaatataaGTGTATTGAAAATGTTAGATTTTAGTTTAACTGAAGTGCCaagttaaaaaagtataaataatttattacatgttGGTATTTACTGACGAAATTTTCTAATTCAGTAATGaaaatgtgttttatataagatttaagaAAGTTCCTGCCAAAGTTATGTGATTATTACTGTTAAAAAGTTGGAAAATTACGATATAGATAGTATAATTGCTCATAAATGTTATAAGACTGTTCAAAATAGTCTCTTTTATTCATAacgttttgaaacaataaaaaataaatgatttattattgttcattttgtttatttacctACTGTAACATCGTGCCCCGAAGCTGTAACAACTAGCCCCAAGTCAGGGGTAAGTTGTTATAATCGacttatttcattaattctctATTACGGGAAAAATTAcgtaaactttaatatttttccaaTGCTATTCTACTAGCTGAATAGACACACTAATGGTAAAAGCAATCAAATGTATACATTATTTGATAGcttttgtgatattaataattatctaaaaattgtAACAACGTGCCCCCCGCTCCcctacttcagaaggtcaggaaacacgccatgttcaatacagctattaaaaactagtgctagatatggtgctatgacgtcaataacagaacttattatttttacagatatgcccctaTGTATCTACCTTCTGTAAGTATATTGAATTACGCGCTGTTTTGCAATTGCAGTCCACAATTCGGCAAGTCAACACCTCTTGAAGGTGCCTCGTGAGAGACGAAACACATGTTTTTACTCTACACTTTTACCAAAAAACTTAACGTAGCGGATTAACACCCAAGAAAAGCTCATAACACTTGGATATCTAACTTCTgcttatttagttattattactCTTTCAGCTTTTCCCTGTTCGAAATGCCTcgcaaaatttaaaagaattcagTGAAATTTTTCATAAAGCAGTCAGGTAATTCCaccctcgcacgacacgccacaagttaggatatcatcaccaccatctggatgtgtggcggtcctccacagtgcgattttcaaggagttttcttcctcgtactacgaagctgtggaatgagcttccttgtgcggtgtttccgggacgatacgacatgggtaccttcaaagaaagcgcatactccttccttaaaggccggcaacgctcttgtgattcctctggtgttgcaagagattgtgggcggcggtgatcacttaacaccaggtgacccgtacgctcgtttgtcctcctattccataaaaaaaataaggtaaaCTTTAGTGATTAGAGTAAAGTTATACAGTTGGCAATTCTACATAAAACATTAAACAATACATTAAATAACTTAAGAATAAATATGGTTGATTTAATTAAGTGTTTTCTCTGCGACGATACTTATACTGACGGCCCGGCAAATTGCACAAACTAATGCATTACCTAACGGTAGAACTAATAGATGCGTCTTAATTGATCGAAAGTTTTCAACATTTGTTGTATGCCGAAGTCGTGATGGTCGATGAAAGGAAAAAAACGCACATCAAACATgcttaatgtatttaaaagaaCTCTAATAAGCTTctactttatttttacaatgaaTATGACCcgcattgttaaaaaaacaatttccttTAACGTCTGTTACAGAGTGGGGATGTAACTAAACAGAATTCAACCGATACCGGTAATTTCAACGTATTTGTAAATTTGCagagttaaatattttttaatgattcgAACTTCTTTTTTATCACATATTGGGGCGACAGTCCATGAACATTAATTTCTTAGCAGCAATAAGATGGCGGACTTCACTATAAAACATTTACTGCCTTTAAGGTAAACTTAgtttaaagttatacctgagaataaaacaagaatatacattgtcaatacaatgataattttgaagttttccgaatgtcaagcagccttgcaaataaacgcgggaaacgtcaTACGCCCGCATAAACCAGTCAAAAGCAATATATCTATTTCaattaaacattttgcatattcttggcttattcttaggtataactttataccaatttGTAAGGCCTATAGAATATTAcatctcattagcccagtaaatatattagctacggcgccttttaaaccaaaacaaagtaatgcttgaAAATAACTGCATAATAGCAGATAAGGCTACATCTACCATCAGTGGCCATTGTATCACTGCCTTATAAGCCCTTAAAAGTAGGCAAAGATCTGGGGTAGAGGTAGAGTATAAACAGCGGTGATTGTACACAATACGAGACACGTTACACATCAGATTAAATagaagtataaaaaaattaaaatagctcGAAAACATTGCCAGCCTGCCTGCACTTTTGTTCAACTgcggtaaaata encodes:
- the LOC126973109 gene encoding uncharacterized protein LOC126973109, which encodes MRNYKRKTERGTTSQEVYESAAAEVLQNKTSIRKASKMFNLCPMSLSSWIQNNMAGPDWFKSFMHRNPQLSLRTPEATSLSRATSFNRTNVKDFFDKLQLLFQKYEFTASRIWNVDETGVTTVQKPKKIVAARGQKQVGAITSAERGVLVTLTCAINAAGNSVPPMFVFPRMRYTDLFLRAGPSEAIGAGNSSGWMTEVEFLKFLDHFIQHVKPSIEQPVLLLLDNHNSHVNFHVVEKAKVNNIIMLSFPPHCSHNLQPLDVGVYGPFKNHLNRAQTAWMYNHPGKTMTIHDLPGVVKDSLPLALNPVNIMSGFRSTGIWPFNPDIFQDSDYAPSYVTDRPNPETNHPTASQNTSNLTLDLENPELLDSAPQLNISTNEIIQAIETATNLLPDTINNITVSPSPNPACSQDIECLTTLPSADSSSFKNKIELAIPGSSGIQSTFENFSPSKIRSFPKAEARKQSNHNRRKRKSAVLTDTPEKDSLQKEYEEKLAKTKKACDQNKGKGKGKGKSAKTSKVGKEKVKKKILVSDSDSDTEEWFCLVCSESYSTSKKEDWVECLECKMWAHVKCVTGNVQLFICINCNSDED